One window of Chryseobacterium sp. JJR-5R genomic DNA carries:
- a CDS encoding acetyl-CoA hydrolase/transferase family protein yields the protein MDQYISAEEAIYTIKSGNRVFFHGSACTPNYLIDEMARQAHRLDNVEMVSITQQGNVEIAKPEYKDKFFVNSLFVSAPVRDAVNSDRGDFVPVFLSEIPILFRKNILPLDVALVTVSPPDKHGFCTLGTSVDVARAAVDSAKIIVAIVNPLMPRTHGDGMIHISKITKLVWHEEELPTVDYGSKVGPEEMEVGKNVAELIEDRSTLQMGIGTIPDAVLKCLGNHKDLGIHTEMLSDGVIDLIQNDVINNKYKGYNDNKTITSFCFGTRRLYDYVDDNTVFSFNDVSNVNFPINIMRNKKMVAINSAIEIDLTGQVCADSIGTMQYSGIGGQMDFMRGAALSEDGKPIIAITSRTKRGVSRIVPYLKPGAGVVTTRGHIHWVVTEYGTAYLYGKNLKQRAQELISIAHPDDREMLEKAAYERFSH from the coding sequence ATGGATCAATATATCAGCGCAGAAGAAGCCATTTATACCATCAAAAGCGGGAACCGCGTATTTTTTCACGGAAGTGCCTGTACCCCGAACTACCTGATTGACGAAATGGCAAGGCAGGCGCACCGGCTGGATAACGTGGAAATGGTTTCTATTACCCAGCAGGGAAATGTAGAAATTGCCAAGCCGGAATATAAGGATAAATTTTTCGTGAATTCACTGTTTGTTTCCGCTCCGGTGCGGGATGCCGTAAATTCGGACAGAGGCGATTTCGTTCCGGTGTTTTTAAGTGAAATCCCTATTCTGTTCAGGAAAAACATCCTGCCTCTTGATGTAGCCCTGGTTACCGTTTCACCGCCGGATAAACATGGATTCTGTACCTTGGGAACTTCGGTAGATGTGGCAAGAGCCGCCGTGGACAGTGCAAAAATCATTGTTGCCATCGTTAATCCGCTGATGCCCAGGACGCATGGGGACGGAATGATCCATATCAGCAAGATCACCAAACTGGTATGGCACGAAGAAGAGCTCCCTACCGTAGATTACGGATCGAAAGTGGGGCCTGAAGAAATGGAAGTCGGGAAAAATGTTGCGGAACTGATTGAAGACCGTTCTACGCTTCAGATGGGGATCGGCACCATCCCCGATGCGGTTTTAAAATGCCTGGGCAACCACAAAGATCTCGGCATTCACACCGAAATGCTGAGTGACGGAGTAATCGACCTGATCCAGAATGATGTGATCAACAATAAATACAAAGGCTATAATGACAATAAAACCATTACCAGCTTCTGCTTCGGGACCAGAAGGTTATATGACTATGTAGATGACAATACGGTATTCTCCTTTAATGATGTGAGCAATGTGAATTTCCCGATCAACATCATGAGAAACAAAAAAATGGTGGCCATTAATTCTGCCATTGAAATTGACCTCACGGGGCAGGTATGCGCAGATTCTATCGGGACTATGCAGTACAGCGGGATCGGCGGACAGATGGATTTTATGAGGGGCGCCGCATTGAGTGAAGACGGAAAACCGATCATCGCCATCACATCAAGGACAAAAAGAGGGGTTTCCCGCATTGTCCCTTATCTGAAACCGGGAGCAGGCGTAGTAACCACACGCGGCCATATCCACTGGGTGGTTACCGAATACGGAACGGCTTACCTGTACGGGAAAAACCTTAAGCAGAGGGCGCAGGAGCTCATCAGCATTGCCCATCCTGATGACAGGGAAATGCTGGAAAAAGCAGCGTATGAGCGATTCAGCCATTAA
- the fahA gene encoding fumarylacetoacetase: MKSFVEYTSDSDFSIHNIPFGVAVFNKEYIACCTRIGDQIVDLATLHDLSYFDEIKGLEDNVFEAYTLNEFIELGKPITNAARLKIQELLLEGSILSKDQKTIEAAFYEPDQVKMMMPVHIPNYTDFYSSIEHATNVGKMFRDPANALLPNWKHLPVGYHGRASSIVVSGTEINRPKGQMKPADADQPVFGPCNQLDFELEMAFIINQNTEMGESISTQDAENAIFGMVVFNDWSARDIQSWEYVPLGPFLAKNFGSSVSPWVVTLEALEPFRAASPTQDPEVLDYLKFEGDKNYDINLEVYLQPEDGEHTLISESNYKHMYWNMAQQLAHHTVNGCNVEVGDMYASGTISGSDPKSFGSMLELTWRGQNPISLSNGEERKFINDNDTVTMKAWAEKEGIRVGFGEVSGKIIPAK; the protein is encoded by the coding sequence ATGAAATCATTTGTAGAGTATACCTCAGATTCAGATTTTTCTATCCACAATATCCCGTTCGGAGTAGCGGTTTTTAATAAAGAATATATTGCATGCTGTACCAGAATAGGCGATCAGATCGTTGATCTTGCCACCCTGCATGACCTGAGTTATTTTGACGAGATCAAAGGCCTTGAAGACAATGTTTTTGAAGCCTATACCCTGAACGAGTTTATTGAACTCGGAAAACCCATCACCAATGCTGCCCGTCTGAAAATCCAGGAATTGCTGCTGGAAGGTTCTATCTTATCAAAAGATCAGAAAACGATTGAAGCCGCTTTTTATGAGCCGGACCAGGTAAAGATGATGATGCCGGTTCACATTCCGAACTATACGGATTTCTACAGCAGCATCGAACATGCCACCAACGTAGGAAAAATGTTCAGGGACCCGGCTAATGCTTTGCTTCCGAACTGGAAACACCTGCCGGTAGGATACCATGGAAGAGCCTCCTCAATTGTGGTTTCAGGTACGGAAATCAACCGTCCTAAAGGCCAGATGAAACCTGCCGATGCAGATCAGCCGGTTTTCGGACCTTGTAACCAGCTTGATTTCGAACTGGAAATGGCTTTTATCATCAACCAGAATACAGAAATGGGAGAAAGTATTTCAACACAGGATGCTGAAAATGCAATTTTCGGAATGGTGGTCTTTAATGACTGGTCGGCAAGAGACATCCAGTCCTGGGAATATGTTCCGCTGGGACCATTTCTGGCGAAAAATTTCGGTTCTTCCGTTTCTCCGTGGGTGGTTACGCTGGAAGCTTTGGAACCGTTCAGGGCCGCCTCGCCTACACAGGATCCTGAAGTTTTAGACTACCTGAAATTTGAAGGCGATAAAAATTACGATATCAATCTTGAAGTATACCTGCAGCCTGAAGACGGCGAGCACACCCTGATCTCCGAAAGCAACTACAAGCATATGTACTGGAATATGGCCCAGCAGCTGGCCCATCATACGGTAAACGGATGTAATGTGGAAGTTGGCGACATGTATGCCAGCGGAACCATTTCAGGAAGCGACCCGAAGTCTTTCGGTTCCATGCTTGAACTGACGTGGAGAGGCCAGAACCCGATCAGCTTAAGCAACGGCGAGGAAAGGAAGTTCATTAACGACAATGATACGGTAACCATGAAAGCCTGGGCTGAAAAAGAAGGAATTAGAGTAGGCTTCGGTGAAGTTTCGGGTAAAATTATCCCTGCAAAATAA
- the hppD gene encoding 4-hydroxyphenylpyruvate dioxygenase: protein MSTLTFAEKIAQAENFLPINGTDYIEFYVGNAKQAAHYYKTAFGFQSVAYAGPETGVRDRASYVLQQGKIRLVLTTGLKSDSPINEHVKKHGDGVKVLALWVDDAYKAFEETTKRGGKPYMEPITLTDENGEVRMSGIYTYGETIHMFVERKNYSGPFMPGYEKWESAYKPEEAGLLYVDHCVGNVDWDRMVPTVEWYEKVMGFVNILSFDDKQINTEYSALMSKVMSNGNGFAKFPINEPAEGKKKSQVEEYLDFYEGEGVQHIAVATKDIIHTVTELKKRGVEFLSAPPEAYYDMVPERVGHIDEDLKRLQDLGILIDHDEEGYLLQIFTKPVEDRPTLFFEIIERHGAQSFGAGNFKALFEALEREQEKRGNL, encoded by the coding sequence ATGTCAACACTTACATTTGCCGAAAAAATTGCCCAGGCAGAAAATTTCTTGCCGATTAACGGTACCGATTATATTGAGTTTTATGTAGGGAATGCCAAGCAGGCAGCTCATTATTACAAAACGGCTTTCGGATTTCAGTCGGTTGCCTATGCAGGGCCTGAAACCGGTGTCAGAGACCGTGCTTCCTATGTGCTCCAGCAGGGGAAAATCAGATTGGTCCTTACAACAGGGTTAAAGTCTGATTCTCCGATCAACGAGCATGTAAAAAAACACGGTGACGGAGTGAAAGTTTTGGCATTGTGGGTAGATGACGCTTATAAAGCTTTTGAAGAAACGACAAAGAGAGGCGGGAAACCGTACATGGAACCAATAACGCTGACTGACGAAAACGGGGAAGTGAGAATGTCCGGAATTTATACCTACGGGGAAACCATACATATGTTTGTGGAAAGAAAAAATTACAGCGGACCGTTTATGCCAGGATATGAAAAGTGGGAAAGCGCGTACAAGCCTGAAGAAGCAGGCTTGCTGTATGTTGACCACTGTGTGGGAAATGTAGACTGGGACAGAATGGTGCCTACCGTAGAATGGTATGAAAAAGTAATGGGATTTGTAAATATCCTTTCTTTTGATGACAAACAGATCAATACGGAATATTCTGCTTTGATGTCTAAAGTAATGTCCAACGGAAACGGATTTGCAAAATTCCCGATCAATGAGCCTGCAGAAGGCAAAAAAAAATCCCAGGTAGAAGAATATCTTGATTTTTATGAAGGGGAAGGTGTACAACATATTGCCGTAGCAACAAAAGACATTATCCACACGGTAACGGAACTTAAAAAAAGAGGTGTGGAATTTCTTTCTGCTCCGCCTGAAGCATATTATGACATGGTTCCTGAACGCGTGGGCCACATTGACGAAGATCTTAAAAGGCTGCAGGATCTTGGCATCCTAATTGACCATGATGAAGAAGGATATCTTTTACAGATCTTTACCAAGCCTGTAGAAGACCGCCCTACCCTGTTTTTTGAGATTATTGAAAGACACGGAGCGCAGAGTTTCGGTGCGGGTAACTTCAAAGCATTGTTTGAAGCACTGGAAAGGGAGCAGGAAAAAAGAGGAAATCTTTAA
- a CDS encoding TonB-dependent receptor, with protein sequence MRRILFFLFLLSSFCYSQKTDSVGANQSRKPDSISIPIKKEIKTKNIDDVVITGTLKPMSKSKSPVNVEIYTQKFFQKNPTPNIFEAIAMVNGVKPQLNCSVCNTGDIHINGLEGPYTMILIDGMPIVSSLSTVYGLSGIPNSLIDRIEVVKGPASSIYGSEAMGGVINIITKNALTAPKLSVDVMTTTWNENNVDFSTKFNVGKNAASLVSLNYFNLNEKTDQNKDNFTDAALQNRISVFNKWNFKRKENRQASFALRYLYEDRFGGEMQWNRSYRGGSDVYGESVYTNRVEAFGMYQWPVKENIITQFSYNFHDQNSFYGTNPFLATQKVGFLQTYWDKKLGSHDIILGATFKKTFYDDNTPGTLSSDGLTNDPMRSPVFGVFIQDQWEINEKNTLLLGYRFDYDKIHHSVYSPRFAWKFSPNPYHTLRFNFGTGFRVVNLFTEDHAALTGSRDVVIRADLKPERSVNGNLNYVWKIPAGESMVNLDASAFYTYFSNKIVGDFDSDPEKIIYDNLQGYGISRGASLNVDYSFSFPLSINLGVTYLDVYQKFDGEEGKVQQLHAPKWSGTYSLTYKFHNNLTVDFTGQFYGPMRLPVLPNDYRPEYSPFYNLSNIQVSKIFRSGFEIYGGIKNIFNFTPNDPLMRPFDPFDKHVNDPVTNPNHYTFDTTYGYAPMQGIRGFLGIKYTLK encoded by the coding sequence ATGAGGCGAATATTATTTTTTTTATTTCTGTTGTCTTCATTCTGCTATTCCCAGAAAACGGATAGTGTAGGTGCAAATCAGTCGCGAAAGCCTGATTCAATAAGCATTCCGATTAAAAAGGAAATCAAAACAAAAAATATTGACGATGTTGTGATTACGGGAACCTTAAAGCCGATGAGCAAGTCCAAAAGCCCCGTAAATGTAGAGATTTACACGCAGAAATTTTTCCAGAAGAATCCTACACCAAACATTTTTGAAGCCATCGCCATGGTCAACGGTGTCAAGCCTCAGCTGAACTGTTCCGTCTGCAACACCGGGGATATCCACATCAACGGGTTGGAAGGGCCTTATACCATGATCCTGATTGACGGAATGCCTATCGTCAGCTCACTTTCGACCGTTTACGGATTAAGCGGAATCCCAAACAGCCTGATCGACAGGATTGAAGTGGTAAAGGGCCCGGCTTCATCCATTTACGGTTCTGAAGCGATGGGCGGCGTCATTAACATCATCACCAAAAATGCGCTGACCGCACCGAAACTGAGCGTTGATGTAATGACAACAACCTGGAATGAGAATAATGTGGACTTTTCCACCAAATTCAATGTCGGGAAAAATGCAGCTTCATTAGTAAGCCTGAACTATTTCAATTTAAATGAAAAGACAGATCAGAATAAGGACAATTTTACCGATGCAGCCTTGCAGAACAGGATCTCGGTTTTTAATAAATGGAACTTTAAACGAAAAGAAAACCGGCAGGCAAGTTTTGCACTGCGCTATTTATATGAAGACCGCTTTGGCGGGGAAATGCAGTGGAATAGATCTTACCGGGGAGGTTCTGATGTTTACGGGGAAAGCGTTTATACCAACAGGGTAGAAGCTTTCGGGATGTACCAGTGGCCGGTGAAAGAAAATATTATCACCCAGTTTTCATATAATTTCCATGATCAGAATTCTTTTTACGGGACCAATCCTTTTCTGGCAACACAGAAAGTAGGTTTCCTTCAGACTTATTGGGATAAAAAACTGGGAAGTCACGATATTATTTTAGGTGCAACTTTCAAAAAAACATTCTATGACGACAATACACCCGGAACTTTATCATCAGACGGATTAACAAATGATCCGATGAGGTCACCTGTTTTCGGGGTATTTATACAGGATCAGTGGGAGATAAACGAAAAAAACACATTGCTGCTGGGTTACCGGTTTGATTATGATAAAATCCACCACTCAGTATATTCGCCGCGTTTTGCATGGAAGTTTTCACCGAATCCTTATCATACATTGAGATTCAATTTCGGAACGGGTTTCCGGGTCGTGAATTTATTTACGGAAGACCATGCTGCCTTAACGGGTTCGCGAGATGTTGTGATCAGGGCAGATCTAAAACCTGAAAGATCCGTCAACGGAAATCTGAATTACGTCTGGAAGATTCCGGCTGGGGAAAGCATGGTCAATCTGGATGCATCTGCATTCTATACATATTTCAGCAACAAAATTGTCGGGGATTTTGATTCTGACCCTGAGAAAATTATTTATGACAACCTGCAGGGATACGGGATTTCCAGAGGGGCTTCTTTGAATGTAGATTACAGTTTCAGTTTTCCGCTGAGCATCAATCTGGGAGTGACCTATCTGGATGTATACCAGAAATTTGACGGTGAAGAAGGGAAAGTTCAGCAGCTCCATGCCCCGAAATGGAGCGGTACGTACAGCCTGACCTATAAATTCCACAATAACCTGACGGTAGATTTTACCGGACAGTTTTACGGACCGATGCGCCTGCCGGTCTTACCGAATGATTACCGCCCTGAATATTCTCCGTTTTATAACCTCTCCAATATTCAGGTGTCAAAAATCTTCAGGTCCGGGTTTGAAATCTACGGCGGAATTAAAAATATTTTCAATTTCACTCCAAATGATCCGTTGATGCGGCCTTTTGACCCGTTTGATAAACATGTGAATGATCCTGTGACTAATCCTAATCATTATACTTTCGATACCACATACGGCTATGCTCCGATGCAGGGAATAAGAGGGTTTCTTGGGATAAAATATACTTTGAAATGA
- a CDS encoding DUF1304 domain-containing protein: protein MEIAAKILIAIVAVEHLYILWMEMFAWETKGKEVFKAALPAEMFKPTKGLAANQGLYNGFLAAGLLWSFFIEDLKWQNNVALFFLSCVAIAGIYGAVSATKKIFFVQALPAILGIVAVLLK from the coding sequence ATGGAAATCGCAGCAAAAATTTTAATTGCAATAGTTGCCGTAGAACACCTTTACATTCTCTGGATGGAAATGTTTGCGTGGGAAACGAAAGGCAAGGAAGTTTTTAAGGCAGCTTTGCCGGCAGAAATGTTTAAACCGACGAAAGGGTTAGCGGCCAATCAGGGATTGTATAACGGGTTTCTTGCCGCCGGGCTGCTCTGGTCTTTCTTCATTGAAGATCTCAAATGGCAGAACAATGTTGCCCTATTCTTTCTCTCGTGTGTAGCCATCGCCGGAATTTACGGTGCCGTTTCCGCAACGAAAAAAATATTTTTCGTGCAGGCTTTACCTGCTATTTTAGGAATTGTTGCAGTTTTGTTGAAATGA
- a CDS encoding homogentisate 1,2-dioxygenase, which yields MRYHQSGNIPQKRHTVFKSPEGKFYYEQLFGTEGFHGISSLLYHTHRPTQIKSIGEAKDVTPKIAVAKNVTPRMFKGMNVTPEDDFMDSRKFLMVNNDLKMGLSKPRKSMDYFYKNAECDELLYVHHGSGILKTFVGDLEFSVGDYLIIPRGTIYQAEFNSDDTVFFVVESHSPIYTPKRYRNEFGQLLEHSPFCERDIIAPAFKEPKDEKGEFLIKVKKENQITDFIYATHPFDVVGWDGYFYPYKFNIKNFEPITGRIHQPPPVHQTFEAHNFVVCSFCARMYDYHPMAIPAPYNHSNIDSDEVLFYTEGDFMSRNHIDLMDFTLHPGGIVHGPHPGAMERSIGKKFTEEYAVMVDPFRPLQITEEALKVEDPSYKTSWLESEDHSMKDRLQE from the coding sequence ATGAGATATCATCAGTCGGGAAATATCCCACAGAAAAGGCATACGGTCTTCAAATCGCCGGAAGGTAAATTCTATTACGAGCAGCTTTTCGGGACGGAAGGGTTCCACGGAATTTCGTCTTTGCTGTACCATACCCACCGCCCTACCCAGATCAAATCGATCGGTGAGGCAAAGGATGTGACGCCTAAAATCGCAGTCGCCAAAAACGTGACCCCGAGAATGTTTAAAGGGATGAATGTAACTCCCGAGGATGATTTTATGGACAGCCGGAAGTTCCTGATGGTCAATAATGACCTGAAAATGGGATTATCAAAGCCCAGGAAATCGATGGATTATTTCTATAAGAATGCAGAATGTGACGAGCTTCTTTATGTTCACCACGGAAGCGGAATTTTAAAAACTTTTGTCGGTGATCTGGAGTTTTCAGTGGGTGATTATCTTATTATTCCGAGAGGCACCATTTATCAGGCTGAATTTAATTCTGATGATACCGTTTTCTTTGTGGTGGAAAGCCATTCCCCGATTTATACGCCGAAGCGGTACAGGAACGAATTCGGACAATTGCTGGAGCATTCCCCGTTCTGCGAAAGAGACATCATTGCTCCTGCATTTAAGGAACCAAAAGACGAAAAGGGGGAATTTTTAATCAAAGTCAAAAAAGAAAACCAGATTACGGATTTTATCTATGCAACGCATCCTTTTGATGTTGTAGGCTGGGACGGGTATTTTTATCCTTATAAATTCAATATCAAAAATTTCGAACCGATCACCGGCAGGATCCACCAGCCGCCGCCGGTTCACCAGACTTTTGAGGCACATAATTTCGTGGTGTGTTCCTTCTGTGCAAGAATGTATGACTATCATCCGATGGCCATTCCGGCGCCTTACAACCATTCCAATATCGATTCCGATGAGGTTTTGTTCTACACGGAAGGTGACTTTATGAGCCGTAACCACATCGATTTAATGGATTTCACCCTTCACCCGGGAGGCATCGTTCACGGGCCACATCCCGGAGCCATGGAAAGAAGCATCGGCAAGAAATTCACGGAGGAATATGCCGTCATGGTAGATCCGTTCCGTCCTTTGCAGATCACGGAAGAAGCCCTGAAAGTGGAAGATCCTTCCTATAAGACTTCATGGCTGGAAAGTGAAGACCACAGCATGAAAGACAGGCTGCAGGAATAA
- a CDS encoding Crp/Fnr family transcriptional regulator, producing MESFKAHLDKFINISDEDFASVFSFFKVSEVKKKHDLVLSGEICRSVYFVQKGCLRKFFINEKGVEQTTEFAIENWWITDTFAYERQAPSGFTIQSVEPSVVLILDLQSQEALLKKHPVMERYFRMVYQRAYAAAERRIRYLYEMSREELYIHFSTQYSWFVQRIPQYLIASFLGFTPEYLSEIRAKLRS from the coding sequence ATGGAAAGTTTCAAGGCGCATTTAGATAAATTTATTAACATCAGCGATGAAGATTTTGCTTCTGTCTTTTCGTTTTTTAAGGTTTCGGAAGTGAAGAAAAAACATGATCTTGTTTTGAGCGGCGAAATTTGCAGATCCGTATATTTCGTTCAGAAGGGCTGCCTCAGAAAGTTTTTTATCAATGAAAAGGGAGTGGAGCAGACTACCGAATTTGCCATTGAAAACTGGTGGATAACGGATACTTTCGCTTATGAAAGGCAGGCACCGTCCGGTTTTACCATCCAGTCGGTTGAACCGTCTGTCGTTTTAATCCTTGATCTTCAGTCTCAGGAAGCATTGTTAAAAAAACACCCGGTGATGGAGCGGTATTTCAGGATGGTCTATCAGAGGGCGTATGCTGCTGCAGAAAGGAGAATCCGGTATCTGTATGAAATGAGCAGGGAAGAACTGTATATCCATTTCAGTACGCAATATTCCTGGTTTGTTCAGCGGATTCCGCAGTATTTAATTGCCTCTTTTCTGGGTTTTACGCCGGAATATTTAAGCGAGATCCGTGCAAAATTACGTTCTTAA
- a CDS encoding thioredoxin fold domain-containing protein, with protein MPFLIFSQIKTVAFPDLDSLQKENPKPVIIHLYTDWCSVCKIESFQLKKDKELVNMISEKFYFISFEAEKTKEKISFRGKVFNYLPNGTSGIHELALALSKNKDQPVYPLWIILDKDQNLIEYHEGLFKPEEMKKKLMTIVKL; from the coding sequence ATGCCTTTTCTTATTTTTTCACAGATAAAGACAGTCGCTTTTCCAGATCTGGACAGTTTACAGAAAGAAAACCCGAAACCGGTCATTATTCATCTGTACACGGATTGGTGTTCAGTGTGTAAGATCGAATCTTTTCAATTAAAAAAAGATAAGGAGCTGGTTAACATGATCAGCGAAAAATTTTACTTTATCAGTTTTGAAGCGGAAAAAACAAAAGAAAAAATCAGTTTTCGGGGAAAAGTGTTTAATTATTTACCCAATGGAACTTCAGGGATCCATGAATTAGCTTTGGCTTTATCAAAAAATAAAGACCAACCTGTTTACCCATTGTGGATTATTCTGGATAAGGATCAGAATTTAATTGAGTATCATGAAGGGCTGTTTAAACCTGAGGAAATGAAGAAGAAATTGATGACAATTGTTAAACTTTAG
- a CDS encoding carboxymuconolactone decarboxylase family protein yields MSTRTKISNANSESYKAMMNLEVTLQNPLLSNIQKELIKIRASQINQCAFCLDMHTKDALKYGETPQRIFLLNAWRETDLFTEEEKVILAMTEEITLISRKGLTDETYEKAAQLFDEEQIKNIIMAAVTINMWNRIAVSTHLEVPKH; encoded by the coding sequence ATGAGTACACGGACCAAAATTTCAAATGCCAATTCAGAATCTTACAAAGCCATGATGAACCTGGAAGTGACTTTACAGAACCCTTTATTAAGCAATATCCAGAAAGAGTTGATAAAAATACGCGCTTCACAGATCAACCAATGCGCGTTCTGCCTGGATATGCATACGAAAGACGCCTTGAAGTACGGCGAAACACCACAACGGATTTTTCTCTTAAACGCCTGGAGGGAAACGGACCTGTTTACCGAAGAGGAAAAAGTAATTCTGGCGATGACTGAAGAAATCACTTTGATCAGCCGAAAAGGGCTTACGGACGAAACGTACGAAAAAGCAGCTCAGCTTTTTGATGAAGAGCAGATAAAAAACATCATCATGGCAGCGGTTACGATCAACATGTGGAACAGGATTGCCGTCAGCACGCATTTAGAAGTTCCTAAACATTAG